GGGTTCGCCGATGAATAAGATTCGCGTACGTGTCGCAGACTGGCAAAAGGATAACGCCGAGATCCGGCGTATTCGTGAAGCGGTGTTCATTGCCGAGCAAGCGGTTCCACCGGAACTGGAATGGGACGCCGACGATGACAGTGCCGTGCACTTCCTGGCCTTCGAGGGCGATTTTCCGATTGGTACCGCGCGCCTGCTGCCCGACGGCCATGTCGGCCGGGTTTCGGTACTCAAGGACTGGCGCGGCCTGAAGGTCGGCGATGCGCTGATGCATGCGGTGATCGACGAAGCCGAGAAACGCGGCCTCAAGCAGCAGATGCTCAGCGCCCAGGTCCAGGCCACGCCGTTCTACGAGCGCCTGGGCTTCTCGAT
This genomic stretch from Pseudomonas sp. Os17 harbors:
- a CDS encoding GNAT family N-acetyltransferase; translation: MNKIRVRVADWQKDNAEIRRIREAVFIAEQAVPPELEWDADDDSAVHFLAFEGDFPIGTARLLPDGHVGRVSVLKDWRGLKVGDALMHAVIDEAEKRGLKQQMLSAQVQATPFYERLGFSIVSQEFLEAGIPHVDMVRGA